A region of Pseudomonas sp. Marseille-Q3773 DNA encodes the following proteins:
- a CDS encoding RidA family protein: MTIERIQPNPRLSAAVSYGNLVFLSGQVPGDATDAAGQTRQVLEKIDALLAEAGSDKDHLLSATIYLKDIGTDFDAMNEVWSAWLSPGQAPSRTTLQAELARPQVRVEISVIAAHC, from the coding sequence GTGACCATTGAACGTATCCAGCCCAATCCACGCCTGTCCGCCGCCGTGAGCTACGGCAACCTGGTGTTTCTTTCCGGCCAGGTGCCGGGTGACGCCACCGATGCCGCTGGCCAGACGCGCCAGGTACTGGAAAAAATCGACGCGCTGCTGGCCGAGGCGGGCAGCGACAAAGACCATTTGCTCAGCGCGACCATTTACCTGAAGGACATCGGCACGGATTTCGATGCGATGAATGAGGTCTGGTCTGCCTGGTTGTCGCCCGGGCAAGCCCCCAGCCGCACCACCTTGCAGGCCGAACTGGCACGCCCGCAGGTGCGGGTGGAAATATCCGTCATCGCGGCACATTGCTGA
- a CDS encoding bestrophin family ion channel, giving the protein MKDIILRKYRLAVKTIGYIGWSLFWLLIWDVLVTIDFMLFFNSKFTLPLIPLTLLGSALVVLVSFRNSSAYNRWWEARTLWGALVNSSRSFARQTLTLIDDPDDALNPVKATLLRRHIAYVNCLAAHLKGESCPDELMAFIPPAEFERRNRSNNFANDILSGSAALLAREYQAGRLDSIRLARLESTLVDLSNAQGGMERIANTPLPYPYVYFPRLFITLFCLIVPVGLVESLGWFTPLASTVVGFMLLAIERIGTDLQSPFRFSEHQIQMDSICETIERNLESMQREAQCAEVVGT; this is encoded by the coding sequence GTGAAAGACATCATCCTCCGCAAGTACCGCCTGGCCGTGAAGACCATCGGTTATATCGGCTGGTCGCTGTTCTGGCTGCTGATCTGGGATGTGCTGGTCACCATCGACTTCATGCTGTTCTTCAACAGCAAGTTCACCCTGCCGCTGATCCCGTTGACCTTGCTGGGTTCTGCGCTGGTGGTGCTGGTGAGTTTTCGCAACAGCAGCGCCTACAACCGCTGGTGGGAGGCGCGTACATTGTGGGGAGCGCTGGTCAACAGTTCGCGCAGCTTCGCCCGGCAGACCCTGACCTTGATCGACGACCCGGATGATGCACTCAACCCGGTCAAGGCCACCCTGCTGCGCCGGCATATCGCCTATGTGAACTGCCTGGCGGCGCACCTGAAGGGCGAGAGCTGTCCGGATGAGCTGATGGCCTTCATCCCGCCCGCAGAGTTCGAACGGCGCAACCGCTCGAACAACTTCGCCAACGACATCCTCAGCGGCTCGGCGGCCCTGCTGGCGCGGGAGTACCAGGCCGGACGGCTGGACAGCATTCGCCTGGCGCGCCTGGAATCGACACTGGTAGACCTGTCCAATGCCCAGGGTGGCATGGAGCGGATCGCCAACACCCCGCTGCCCTACCCTTATGTGTATTTCCCGCGGCTGTTCATTACCCTGTTCTGCCTGATCGTGCCGGTGGGGCTGGTGGAGTCGCTGGGTTGGTTCACCCCGCTGGCGTCGACGGTGGTGGGGTTCATGCTACTGGCGATCGAGCGGATCGGAACGGACTTGCAGAGCCCGTTCCGCTTCAGTGAGCACCAGATCCAGATGGACAGCATTTGCGAGACGATCGAGCGCAACCTGGAGTCGATGCAGCGGGAAGCGCAATGTGCCGAAGTGGTTGGTACATGA
- a CDS encoding LysR substrate-binding domain-containing protein, protein MRLRHIEIFQAIRQTGSVSGAAQLLHVSQPAVTKVLQHAEQQLGFPLFLRVRGKLQPTPEALELEREVDKVTESLQGVRRLAQSLRREPGHSLRIGATPALALSLLPPAIHEWIQRYPDIACELSSAHSRELVQNLLMREIDVALTLQQPDHPALKAQALASGVLVALAPAGYWPLEEEGKPLPLTALAGAPLIGLSSADPLSVRLDSYLKAVEPPPRVSIAVQTYSLARAMVESGAGLAVIDPFTALGAAPGATTIRPLAPALPITLYAVTRAAEPSAHTLSELLTIFSSRAQGQLDRWR, encoded by the coding sequence ATGCGCCTTCGCCATATCGAGATTTTCCAGGCCATCCGCCAGACCGGCTCGGTCAGCGGTGCTGCGCAGTTGCTGCACGTTTCCCAGCCTGCCGTGACCAAGGTGTTGCAACACGCCGAGCAGCAGTTGGGCTTCCCGTTGTTTCTGCGGGTGCGCGGCAAGCTGCAGCCGACCCCCGAGGCGCTGGAGCTGGAGCGTGAAGTCGACAAGGTCACGGAGAGCCTGCAAGGGGTGCGCCGCCTGGCCCAAAGCCTGCGTCGCGAGCCGGGCCACAGCCTGCGCATCGGTGCCACACCGGCACTGGCCCTGTCACTGCTGCCGCCGGCCATTCATGAGTGGATCCAGCGTTATCCGGACATCGCCTGCGAGCTGTCCAGCGCCCATAGCCGCGAACTGGTGCAGAACCTGCTGATGCGCGAGATCGATGTCGCCCTGACCCTGCAACAGCCCGATCATCCGGCGCTCAAGGCCCAGGCGCTGGCCAGCGGGGTGTTGGTGGCGTTGGCACCGGCCGGTTACTGGCCGCTGGAAGAGGAAGGCAAGCCGCTGCCGTTGACGGCCTTGGCTGGTGCGCCTTTGATCGGGCTGTCCAGCGCCGACCCGCTGTCGGTCCGCCTCGACAGCTACCTCAAGGCAGTCGAGCCACCGCCGCGGGTGAGCATTGCGGTGCAGACCTATTCGCTGGCCAGGGCTATGGTCGAATCCGGCGCCGGGCTGGCGGTTATCGACCCGTTCACCGCGCTTGGCGCAGCGCCGGGGGCGACCACGATTCGTCCGCTGGCACCGGCGCTGCCGATCACCTTGTATGCCGTGACCCGCGCTGCCGAACCCTCAGCGCATACCTTGAGCGAGCTGCTGACCATCTTCAGCAGCCGTGCCCAGGGGCAGCTGGACCGTTGGCGCTGA
- a CDS encoding transporter substrate-binding domain-containing protein, with protein MQKITLIGCTLALLLGTQAHADDAALGPTLSKIAKANSITLGYRDASVPFSYVGDHTGQPMGYSVDLASKIVERVRQKLAMPQLKVKYNLVTSQTRIPLVQNGTVDLECGSTGVTAERQKQVAFSYGFIYVKGQLLTAKDSGIKSFADLRGKNVVTTAGTTNERYLKSYNIEHKMDMYVISAKDHGEAFQMLQSGRAAAFYMDDALLYGERAKARDPHNWVVVGEEQSREIYSCMVRKDDPQFLALVNASLGELYSTGEINTIYQRWFEQPIPPKGLNLEFPMTSELKAIFAKPVSDPVQ; from the coding sequence ATGCAAAAAATCACGTTGATCGGCTGCACCCTCGCCCTGTTGCTAGGCACCCAGGCCCATGCTGACGATGCAGCGCTGGGGCCTACCCTGAGCAAGATTGCCAAAGCCAACAGCATCACCCTGGGCTATCGCGATGCGTCCGTGCCGTTTTCCTACGTGGGCGATCACACGGGCCAACCGATGGGCTATTCGGTAGACCTGGCGAGCAAGATCGTCGAGCGGGTGCGGCAGAAGCTGGCAATGCCCCAGCTCAAGGTGAAGTACAACCTGGTGACGTCGCAAACCCGTATCCCGCTGGTGCAGAACGGTACCGTCGACCTCGAGTGCGGCTCGACCGGCGTCACCGCAGAGCGGCAGAAGCAGGTGGCGTTTTCCTATGGGTTCATTTATGTCAAAGGCCAGTTGCTGACGGCCAAGGACAGCGGGATCAAGAGCTTCGCCGACTTGCGCGGCAAGAATGTGGTGACTACCGCCGGCACCACCAACGAGCGCTACCTGAAAAGCTACAACATCGAGCACAAGATGGACATGTACGTGATCAGCGCCAAGGACCATGGCGAAGCCTTCCAGATGTTGCAGTCTGGCCGGGCGGCGGCGTTCTACATGGACGATGCGCTGCTCTACGGCGAACGCGCCAAGGCGCGCGATCCGCACAACTGGGTGGTGGTCGGGGAAGAACAGTCGCGGGAAATCTACAGCTGCATGGTGCGCAAGGATGACCCGCAGTTCCTCGCGCTGGTGAACGCGTCGCTGGGCGAGCTGTACAGCACCGGCGAAATCAACACGATCTACCAGCGCTGGTTCGAACAGCCGATTCCGCCTAAAGGCTTGAACCTGGAGTTCCCGATGACCAGCGAACTCAAGGCCATCTTTGCCAAGCCGGTGAGTGATCCGGTGCAGTAG
- a CDS encoding addiction module antidote protein has protein sequence MSEKLVPFDIAALLGSDEAISEYLSQVLSDGDPEEIIRALGHIARARGMTQIATQSGLGRESLYKALSPGAKPRLTMC, from the coding sequence ATGAGTGAAAAACTGGTTCCGTTTGACATAGCAGCCTTGCTGGGCAGTGATGAGGCGATCAGTGAATACCTCAGCCAGGTGTTATCGGATGGAGACCCGGAGGAAATCATCCGAGCGCTTGGCCATATCGCTCGGGCACGAGGGATGACACAGATCGCAACCCAGAGCGGGTTGGGCAGAGAAAGCCTGTACAAGGCGCTGAGCCCAGGCGCAAAGCCTCGCTTGACAATGTGCTGA
- a CDS encoding tail assembly protein: MTAAVIDCAPKTKIRLGGFLGKKYGKHHHFLLQRGDAKEAAKALDANYPGFARDLADAESQGLRFAVFKNGKNIGDSDLTRGGARELWFVPVVHGSKRAGLLQTIVGIALLIAGPFTGGATYGPGIALVAGGVIQMLSPQAAGLSQSGAPENLPSYAFGSAKNTTASGLPVPICIGERRWGGAIISASIVAQDKA; encoded by the coding sequence ATGACCGCCGCCGTGATCGACTGCGCACCAAAAACCAAAATCCGCCTAGGCGGATTTCTTGGCAAGAAATACGGAAAGCACCACCATTTCTTGCTGCAACGCGGTGACGCGAAAGAGGCCGCTAAAGCGCTGGATGCAAATTATCCAGGCTTCGCCCGTGACTTAGCTGATGCTGAGAGCCAGGGCCTACGCTTCGCGGTATTCAAAAATGGCAAGAACATTGGCGACAGTGACCTGACCCGAGGGGGAGCCAGAGAGCTATGGTTTGTGCCGGTAGTGCATGGCAGCAAGCGTGCTGGCCTGCTGCAGACGATCGTTGGAATCGCGTTGCTCATTGCAGGACCGTTCACCGGAGGCGCTACCTACGGGCCAGGTATCGCGTTGGTCGCTGGCGGCGTGATTCAAATGCTCAGCCCCCAGGCAGCCGGTCTGTCGCAAAGCGGCGCGCCTGAGAACCTGCCGAGCTACGCCTTTGGAAGTGCCAAGAACACCACAGCCAGCGGTTTGCCGGTACCGATCTGCATCGGTGAACGCCGCTGGGGCGGGGCCATCATCTCAGCTTCAATTGTGGCGCAGGACAAGGCATAA
- the drt4 gene encoding antiviral reverse transcriptase Drt4, producing MEPTKKNLPFPPGFLIESLSRWSYLPTQKRESEYVPAFNSSKFTPEVVSELSSIKYSEDRHQYKFDQLEFRLTRHNSATRPLSIPHPLPYAKLCSVLDSNVTNICATVDIFQNPNSLIAPSYNESGKLVVMDYEDPLEKSERLISHASGKRFKVTTDIANCFPSIYTHALPWALVGRDEAKKFQRDNNAWFNKIDASYRAIKRGETQGLGIGPAISNFAAEIILARVDEQLRPRYEYFRHIDDYTCWCETHAQAVDFIHDLDSLLRSYQLSINTKKTVITELPAPINNEWVVELQSRSPISFLNKQDGEIISFKHSALDAIKHLELALVLNSKDPDGSIIKYAVRMIVNNLNEYACEPVTHYVLNLAFLYPHLLPMLEGLFDSSDVDASKYQSQLNLIARENCWRRRSDGICWPLYYLNKYGLKVEKGTVEAVIKSQDCTAMLLLEHFSELHGCSIPFLKSLSNGYEQDRYWLLIYQLIKWGRLGNDFMSPEFDVMVRHEVSFSYLDGDSSEGEKRFEADKIRRAFEGEQVYLRADRF from the coding sequence GTGGAACCGACTAAAAAAAACCTGCCCTTTCCTCCGGGATTTTTGATCGAATCTTTGAGCAGATGGAGTTACTTGCCTACGCAAAAGCGGGAAAGTGAGTATGTTCCAGCCTTCAATTCCAGTAAGTTTACGCCAGAAGTTGTTAGTGAGCTCAGCTCGATAAAGTATAGTGAAGACAGGCATCAATATAAGTTCGATCAGTTGGAGTTTAGGCTGACTAGGCATAACTCTGCTACTCGTCCGCTTTCGATTCCTCATCCTCTTCCTTACGCTAAGTTGTGCTCTGTCTTAGATTCCAATGTAACTAATATTTGCGCGACCGTTGACATATTTCAGAACCCAAATAGCTTGATTGCGCCTTCTTATAACGAAAGCGGTAAATTGGTGGTGATGGACTATGAGGATCCTCTAGAAAAGTCAGAGCGCCTAATTAGTCATGCATCTGGAAAGCGATTCAAAGTTACTACTGATATCGCAAATTGTTTCCCTAGTATTTACACGCACGCGCTGCCTTGGGCTCTAGTAGGGCGGGATGAAGCCAAAAAGTTTCAACGAGATAACAATGCTTGGTTTAATAAAATTGACGCATCCTACAGGGCGATTAAGCGTGGCGAAACCCAAGGGCTGGGCATTGGGCCGGCGATCTCGAATTTTGCAGCAGAAATAATTCTCGCGAGGGTGGATGAACAACTCAGACCTCGATATGAATATTTCAGACACATTGATGATTATACTTGCTGGTGTGAGACGCACGCACAAGCTGTTGACTTTATCCATGATCTGGACTCGCTGTTGCGTAGCTATCAACTTTCGATAAATACTAAAAAAACCGTCATCACTGAATTGCCAGCCCCGATAAATAATGAGTGGGTTGTAGAACTTCAGTCGCGTAGTCCAATCAGCTTTCTGAATAAGCAAGATGGCGAAATTATTTCGTTCAAACATTCTGCCTTAGATGCGATTAAGCACCTTGAGTTAGCGCTTGTGCTAAATTCAAAGGATCCTGATGGTAGCATTATAAAATATGCTGTCCGGATGATAGTGAATAACTTAAATGAGTATGCCTGTGAGCCAGTAACTCACTATGTGCTGAATCTGGCATTTTTGTACCCACATCTCTTGCCGATGCTTGAAGGTTTGTTTGACTCCAGTGATGTCGATGCTTCTAAGTATCAGTCTCAGTTGAACCTAATAGCAAGGGAGAATTGTTGGCGAAGAAGGTCGGATGGTATTTGCTGGCCCCTATACTATCTCAACAAGTACGGATTGAAGGTCGAGAAAGGGACAGTTGAGGCCGTGATTAAAAGCCAGGACTGCACGGCGATGCTGCTTTTAGAGCATTTCTCTGAGCTTCATGGCTGCTCGATTCCGTTTTTGAAGTCACTGTCTAATGGTTACGAGCAAGATCGTTATTGGTTATTGATTTATCAGTTAATTAAGTGGGGGAGGCTCGGAAATGATTTTATGTCCCCCGAGTTCGATGTGATGGTTAGGCATGAAGTTAGCTTCTCTTACTTGGATGGCGATTCGTCCGAGGGTGAGAAGCGATTTGAGGCTGACAAGATCAGGAGGGCTTTTGAAGGCGAGCAAGTTTATCTGAGGGCAGATCGTTTCTAA
- a CDS encoding D-amino acid dehydrogenase, with translation MAQQVCIIGGGVIGLATAYALVRDGFDVTLVEARDTLGSETSFANGGQLSYRYVAPLADAGVPLQAIGWVLRGDSPLRLRPRFDPAQWRWMASFLGACRTSVNRANAGHLLRLALLSQSTLQAWREEDGLEGFHWRRNGKLVTFREAGSFEHARKSLAAPQQQQVLSHADCARLDPALAEAPFVGAIYTPDEEVGDCHAFCQQLTARLQASGRCRFRLGQAVSGIRHAHGVVNAVELGDEVLPVEQLVVAAGHRSALLALPGVDLPLYPLKGYSLTVPIGPEHRAPDLSITDYDRKIVYARIGEQLRVAAMVDIVGFDPSLDPKRLALLKRQARETFANAGNYDYAIEWAGMRPATPSGVPLLGATAYRNLWLNLGHGALGFTLACASARLLSELIGQRRPSIDLQGFTPRAA, from the coding sequence ATGGCTCAGCAGGTATGCATCATCGGCGGTGGCGTCATTGGCCTGGCAACCGCTTACGCACTGGTACGCGACGGCTTCGACGTAACGCTGGTCGAGGCACGCGATACGTTGGGCAGCGAAACCAGCTTCGCCAACGGCGGCCAACTGTCCTATCGCTACGTGGCGCCGCTGGCCGACGCCGGCGTGCCATTGCAGGCCATTGGCTGGGTGCTGCGCGGCGACTCCCCGCTCAGGCTGCGACCGCGCTTCGATCCGGCACAGTGGCGCTGGATGGCCTCATTCCTCGGGGCTTGCCGCACCTCGGTCAATCGCGCCAACGCCGGCCATCTGTTGCGCCTGGCGCTGTTAAGCCAGTCGACCTTGCAAGCCTGGCGTGAGGAGGATGGCCTGGAGGGTTTCCACTGGCGGCGCAACGGCAAGCTGGTCACCTTCCGCGAGGCCGGCAGTTTCGAACATGCACGCAAAAGCCTGGCCGCGCCCCAGCAACAACAGGTGCTGTCGCACGCCGACTGCGCCCGTCTGGACCCTGCGCTGGCAGAGGCACCCTTTGTCGGCGCCATCTATACCCCGGATGAAGAGGTAGGTGACTGCCATGCTTTCTGCCAGCAACTGACGGCGCGCCTGCAGGCGTCGGGTCGTTGCCGGTTCCGCCTGGGCCAGGCCGTGTCGGGCATCCGCCATGCGCATGGCGTGGTAAATGCGGTCGAACTGGGCGATGAAGTGCTGCCGGTCGAGCAACTGGTCGTCGCCGCCGGCCATCGCAGTGCGTTGCTGGCACTGCCGGGTGTCGACCTGCCGCTTTATCCACTCAAGGGTTACAGCCTGACAGTTCCGATCGGCCCCGAGCACCGGGCGCCGGACCTGAGCATCACCGATTACGACCGCAAGATCGTCTACGCGCGGATCGGCGAGCAGTTGCGGGTGGCGGCGATGGTCGACATCGTCGGTTTCGACCCGTCGCTGGACCCCAAGCGTCTGGCCCTGCTCAAGCGTCAGGCCCGCGAGACCTTCGCCAACGCCGGCAACTATGACTACGCCATCGAATGGGCCGGCATGCGTCCGGCCACACCTAGCGGCGTGCCGTTGCTGGGCGCAACGGCGTATCGCAACCTGTGGCTGAACCTTGGCCATGGTGCGCTGGGCTTTACCCTGGCCTGCGCCAGCGCACGCCTGCTGAGTGAACTGATCGGCCAGCGCCGCCCGTCCATCGACCTGCAGGGTTTCACACCCCGCGCGGCGTGA
- a CDS encoding helix-turn-helix domain-containing protein, translating to MVDVEQDVTERLAQAGITPLIGGLVPEPATADLLGYAPSYLRRLAAEGRSPLPFVRRGNRRFYKIADIVRFATDTD from the coding sequence ATGGTGGACGTTGAACAGGACGTTACCGAGCGACTGGCCCAGGCCGGGATCACCCCGCTGATTGGTGGCCTGGTGCCCGAGCCAGCCACGGCAGACCTGTTGGGGTATGCCCCCAGCTACCTGCGCCGCCTGGCTGCCGAGGGTCGCTCACCGCTGCCATTCGTGCGCCGTGGCAATCGACGGTTCTACAAAATAGCCGACATAGTGCGCTTTGCGACGGATACCGACTGA
- a CDS encoding phage major capsid protein gives MPDPYQQDVSQLNQAITKIGAQITEFKEGLNTKQAELSARLLETEQKLASGRHGSPAPSGGIDRNVVTASVLEADGVGEMRNGRQKSTGQINCEVGIRAAITNPNKGGTDSTSYPTAPQRDGAGIRGIPQPRLTLLDVLPIIPVTSATYEFIRLDGYLNGAAYQKKEGDEKAEGEVAGKPVRAEIATIATWIPASLQVLQDNDQLSGQVDLLLGVGVRQKLEAELITGAGGDGEILGFNAQATDAGITTGQPVDRIGAALTDLKAEGWNPNVIVMNPRDWFAIESERAEDGDGQYVIGTPRDPAPPSLWGTPVVVTNGMPQGKALILDTTTAALLDRQQVTVEASRHDGDNFRRNLVTILAELRAGLAVFAPTATRLVTLTGAPTP, from the coding sequence ATGCCAGACCCGTATCAGCAGGACGTCAGCCAGCTGAACCAAGCCATCACTAAGATCGGTGCGCAAATCACCGAGTTCAAAGAAGGCCTCAACACCAAGCAGGCCGAGCTCAGCGCACGCTTGCTCGAAACTGAACAGAAGCTCGCCTCTGGCCGCCACGGTAGCCCAGCCCCTAGCGGCGGCATTGATCGCAATGTCGTCACTGCTAGCGTTCTCGAAGCAGACGGCGTAGGCGAAATGCGCAATGGTCGCCAGAAGTCCACCGGGCAAATCAATTGCGAGGTGGGCATCCGCGCGGCGATCACCAACCCGAACAAGGGTGGGACCGACTCCACCAGCTATCCAACCGCGCCACAGCGTGACGGCGCAGGCATTCGTGGCATCCCCCAGCCGCGCCTTACCCTACTTGACGTGCTGCCCATCATCCCGGTGACCAGCGCCACCTACGAGTTCATTCGCCTCGATGGCTACCTGAATGGTGCGGCCTACCAGAAGAAAGAAGGCGACGAGAAGGCCGAGGGTGAAGTGGCGGGTAAGCCGGTGCGCGCTGAGATCGCCACCATCGCAACCTGGATTCCAGCAAGCCTGCAGGTGCTGCAGGACAATGACCAGCTCAGTGGCCAGGTGGATCTGCTGCTGGGTGTGGGGGTGCGTCAGAAGCTGGAGGCTGAACTGATTACCGGCGCTGGCGGCGACGGCGAGATCCTAGGCTTCAACGCCCAGGCCACCGACGCGGGGATCACCACCGGCCAGCCTGTCGACCGTATCGGCGCCGCGCTCACTGACCTCAAGGCCGAGGGCTGGAACCCGAACGTCATCGTGATGAACCCGCGTGACTGGTTCGCCATCGAGAGCGAGCGGGCCGAGGACGGCGATGGCCAGTATGTGATCGGCACGCCACGCGATCCCGCGCCGCCCAGCCTGTGGGGTACACCTGTTGTCGTCACCAACGGCATGCCGCAGGGCAAAGCGCTGATCCTCGACACCACCACCGCTGCGCTGCTGGACCGTCAGCAGGTAACTGTCGAGGCAAGCCGCCACGACGGTGACAACTTCCGTCGCAACCTGGTGACCATTCTGGCCGAGCTGCGCGCCGGCCTGGCGGTGTTCGCTCCTACCGCCACCCGCCTGGTGACGCTGACCGGTGCACCGACTCCGTAA
- a CDS encoding site-specific integrase, producing MTTKHITFTDAEIRKQAGQPVRQLRDPRYPELRFRYSTVDRTRGAWHVVVRGKWGKAGDFPSLTTKAMLTALPAILGRRAADAEATSLTSTWSRTGELLDWYLDRMLRDRNLSAKRKAGAKSAITCHLTPRLHDLPLAEVSKATLDQRLMWPLQERYALSFVRLVFNVLAVAMRKAHRLGMIEQNPMGSLRFGDFVGVRIKPKSSRLRERDLPDLLAKLASWSEVRPGDALLALMMLCHGTRLGETRSALWRNVDLQAGQWFIPADDTKTKQNHTLPLTRQACALLSRYQAQQNAQGYQGAYLFPASRRGPLGATAASQVFAELSDRQWTSHDVRKVARTCWMDLGVDYLVGEMLVNHALRNMDATYIHTTAEALKRQALERWHDHLDGLGLSALTGETYPRYAISQDSTQATDHAASGDNQDASQRSM from the coding sequence ATGACCACCAAACACATCACCTTCACCGACGCCGAGATCCGCAAGCAGGCCGGCCAGCCGGTGCGCCAGTTGCGTGATCCGCGCTATCCCGAGCTGCGATTCCGCTATTCCACCGTCGACCGCACCCGGGGCGCCTGGCACGTTGTTGTGAGGGGCAAATGGGGCAAGGCCGGCGACTTCCCCAGCCTGACCACCAAGGCGATGCTGACAGCGCTACCGGCCATTCTGGGGCGCCGTGCCGCAGACGCCGAGGCCACTTCGCTGACCAGCACCTGGAGCCGCACTGGTGAGCTGCTGGACTGGTACCTGGACCGCATGCTGCGCGACCGCAATTTGTCGGCCAAGCGCAAGGCCGGCGCGAAGTCGGCGATCACCTGCCACCTGACGCCACGGCTGCATGACCTGCCGCTGGCCGAGGTGAGCAAGGCCACGCTCGATCAGCGCCTGATGTGGCCACTGCAGGAGCGCTACGCCCTGTCGTTCGTGCGCCTGGTGTTCAACGTGCTGGCGGTGGCCATGCGCAAGGCACATCGGCTCGGGATGATCGAGCAGAACCCCATGGGCTCGCTGCGCTTTGGTGATTTCGTCGGGGTGCGGATCAAGCCGAAGTCGTCACGGCTGCGGGAGCGAGACTTGCCCGATCTGCTGGCCAAGCTGGCGAGCTGGAGCGAGGTGCGGCCCGGTGACGCTCTGCTGGCGCTGATGATGCTGTGCCACGGTACCCGCCTGGGCGAGACGCGCAGCGCGCTGTGGCGCAACGTCGATCTGCAGGCCGGCCAGTGGTTCATCCCCGCTGACGACACCAAGACCAAGCAGAACCACACCCTACCGCTCACCCGCCAGGCCTGTGCACTGTTGAGCCGCTATCAGGCCCAGCAGAACGCCCAGGGCTACCAAGGTGCCTACCTGTTCCCGGCCAGCCGGCGCGGGCCACTGGGCGCCACAGCGGCGAGCCAGGTGTTTGCCGAACTGAGCGACCGCCAGTGGACCAGCCACGACGTGCGCAAGGTCGCCCGTACCTGCTGGATGGATCTGGGCGTTGATTACCTGGTGGGCGAGATGCTGGTGAACCACGCCCTGCGCAACATGGATGCCACCTACATCCACACCACCGCCGAAGCCCTCAAGCGCCAAGCCCTGGAACGCTGGCACGACCATTTAGACGGGCTCGGGTTGAGCGCGCTCACAGGCGAGACATACCCGAGATACGCAATTTCACAAGATTCGACACAGGCCACAGACCACGCGGCCTCTGGCGATAATCAGGATGCATCACAGAGGAGCATGTAA